A genomic window from Plasmodium malariae genome assembly, chromosome: 10 includes:
- the PmUG01_10012400 gene encoding uncharacterized protein produces MFYFKLFFEKTCFTKFNNNTSSFSNGKGRNELSYIKRFLEEKELRKNMPWNEMQNRKLFIRNLLEEEDLEEQFSKETLLHGNKCQNKISDFFINDSDLNLTASESSLDEGSCIFSSNNNMANEVNFKDSYILGQEKTYNTKRKSSIQKYYLYFPVIPLFLFVIGFIIFSSKVSDIGGSIYILYLSLILLPLTILTLRYQGRTFRNISGKIPKDKKEYNTEESFSETCKKHLIKYLYNV; encoded by the coding sequence ATGTTCTATTTTAAGCTTTTCTTCGAAAAAACATGTTTCACCaagtttaataataatacctCATCATTCTCAAATggaaaaggaagaaatgaactctcttatataaaaaggtTTCTTGAGGAAAaagaattaagaaaaaatatgccATGGAATGAAATgcaaaatagaaaattatttataagaaatttATTGGAGGAAGAAGATTTGGAGGAACAATTTTCAAAAGAAACATTATTACATGGAAACAAAtgtcaaaataaaattagcgacttttttataaatgattcAGATCTGAATTTAACAGCAAGTGAATCAAGTTTGGATGAGGGAAGTTGTATATTTtctagtaataataatatggcAAATGAGgtaaattttaaagataGTTACATTTTGGGACAAGAAAAAActtataatacaaaaagaaaaagttcaatacaaaaatattacctCTATTTTCCAGTGATTCCACTATTCCTATTTGTCATAggatttattattttcagtTCAAAAGTTTCTGATATAGGTGgtagtatttatatattatatttatctctTATTTTACTCCCCTTAACAATATTGACATTACGATATCAAGGAAGGACCTTTCGTAATATATCAGGAAAAATACCAAAagataaaaaggaatataataCAGAGGAATCCTTTTCTGAAACCTGTAAGaaacatttaattaaatatttatataatgtataa
- the PmUG01_10012500 gene encoding uncharacterized protein, with translation MGNITSKDSLNFQRHHVYSANDYTASNIPNSSNISISNELSLENGNLTFNFFVNYLILLLPLISILLTIPIAKYLYNNTPVGTCYNKTCNYVSGDTNKNEGHFANTNIESPKVITENKTYTEHSSTTQRDTRTGKTKNTERFCIPFSSTLLPKKKGNIHNEKKTVSLTKRNS, from the exons ATGGGCAATATAACTTCAAAAGATTCTCTCAATTTTCAAAGACACCATGTTTACAGTGCTAACGATTACACTGCTTCTAATATTCCGAATTCCTCAAATATTAGTATATCAAATGAATTATCATTGGAAAATGGTAAtttaacatttaatttttttgtaaattacctaattttacttttgccacttatatcaattttattaacTATTCCTATCGCAAAATATCTTTACAAT aACACTCCAGTTGGAAcatgttataataaaacttGTAACTACGTTAGCGGTGAtacaaacaaaaatgaagGCCATTTtgcaaatacaaatattgaAAGTCCTAAAGTGATTacagaaaataaaacatatactGAACATAGCAGCACTACTCAAAGAGATACTAGAACGGGTAAGACGAAAAATACAGAAAGATTTTGCATACCATTCAGTAGCACATTGTTACCTaagaaaaagggaaatataCACAATGAGAAAAAGACCGTAAGTCTTACGAAGAGAAATTCTTAA
- the PmUG01_10012600 gene encoding Plasmodium exported protein, unknown function, producing MRICKIYILSKLYNVIIFAAFYLLLLNLFIVSENDGSEKLLLSQRWERNLGELIPTIRKFFLKDTDIGKDKTVKLHLRTILKHEKHEKDGKIEKHGEHEKDEKHGKHEKDEKHEKDEKLEKHAEHEKDEKHGEHEKNEKHGKHEKHEKNEKLEKHEKNEKLEKHGKHEKHEKDEKKLEKHGEHEKDEKHGKHEKHEKDGKIEKHGEHEKDEKHGKHEKHEKDGKIEKLEKHDKDEKLEKHAEHEKLEKHGKHEKHGKHEKHEKDEKHEEHEKHEKEDKYGNKNEIPVIHDVPTDICNHIDAAGTNLTQTQIQDMYSKLDDYQRRHYLKMIDDLYNFTLTYAKNNKISEDYRSKHWWECRNILICNLMKLHRTDEENFIIFQRKEFISAEEFKKFIMDKIKLWEDFTSRKKKMWMGILKGQLKKY from the exons atgAGAATTTGcaagatatatatactttctaaactttataatgttattatttttgctgCCTTCTATCTGCTGTTATTA AATTTGTTTATTGTATCAGAAAATGATGGAAgcgaaaaattattattgagCCAAAGATGGGAGAGAAATTTAGGTGAGTTAATTCCAActataagaaaattttttttgaaagacACCGATATAGGTAAAGACAAAACAGTAAAACTTCATTTAAGAACTATTCTAAAACATGAAAAACATGAAAAGGATGGAAAGATTGAAAAGCATGGAGAGCatgaaaaagatgaaaagCATGGAAAGCATGAAAAGGATGAAAAACATGAAAAGGATGAAAAGCTTGAAAAGCATGCAGAACATGAAAAAGACGAAAAGCATGGAGAGCatgaaaaaaacgaaaaacaTGGAAAGCATGAAAAACatgaaaagaatgaaaagcttgaaaaacatgaaaagaatgaaaagCTTGAAAAACATGGAAAGCATGAAAAACATGAAAAGGATGAAAAAAAGCTTGAAAAACATGGAGAGCATGAAAAAGACGAAAAACATGGAAAGCATGAAAAACATGAAAAGGATGGAAAGATTGAAAAGCATGGAGAGCATGAAAAAGACGAAAAGCATGGAAAGCATGAAAAACATGAAAAGGATGGAAAGATTGAAAAGCTTGAAAAACATGATAAAGATGAAAAGCTTGAAAAACATGCAGAGCATGAAAAGCTTGAAAAACATGGAAAGCATGAAAAACATGGAAAGCAtgaaaaacatgaaaaagACGAAAAACATGAAGAACAtgaaaaacatgaaaaagaagataaataTGGTAACAAGAATGAAATCCCTGTTATACATGATGTACCAACTGACATATGTAATCATATTGATGCAGCTGGTACAAATTTAACTCAGACACAAATACAAGATATGTATTCAAAGTTAGATGATTATCAGAGAAGACATTATCTTAAAATGATAGatgatttatataattttactttaacgtatgcaaaaaataataaaatctcAGAAGACTATAGATCTAAACATTGGTGGGAATGCagaaatattcttatatgtAACTTAATGAAATTGCATAGAACAGATGAAgagaattttataatttttcaaagaaaagaatttatttcagcagaagaatttaaaaaatttataatggataaaataaaattatgggAAGACTTTACCTccagaaagaaaaaaatgtggATGGGTATTTTAAAAGGTCAACTAAAGAAGTACTAA
- the PmUG01_10012700 gene encoding uncharacterized protein, whose protein sequence is MKFSKVYTVIAVIFAVKLINPTLCDQVSTNTGPVNNKANSGTTSTPATPSKSDSPNSPSVNSPSTNSASTNSVPSTTASLSSLSASPPTADESDKVIDKINEELEKKKKKKKVCILSAAATAMALLLGSALGFGIYKHKKGSKQKV, encoded by the coding sequence atgaaattctCTAAAGTGTATACAGTTATTGCCGTTATCTTTGCcgttaaattaataaaccCAACCCTTTGTGATCAGGTAAGTACCAATACGGGTCCCGTCAATAACAAGGCAAATAGTGGAACTACGAGTACTCCAGCAACACCTTCAAAGTCTGATTCACCAAATTCACCTTCAGTAAATTCCCCATCGACTAATTCCGCATCGACAAATTCAGTGCCTTCAACTACAGCTTCATTAAGTTCACTTTCAGCATCACCACCAACAGCTGATGAAAGTGATAAAGTAattgataaaattaatgaagaacttgaaaagaaaaagaagaaaaagaaagtatGTATATTGTCAGCAGCAGCCACGGCAATGGCTCTTCTATTAGGAAGTGCATTAGGTTTCGGAATTTATAAGCACAAGAAAGGATCCAAACAAAAGGTGTGA
- the PmUG01_10013100 gene encoding conserved Plasmodium protein, unknown function, giving the protein MDYFSDDLPFADAKNEKVKKKKKKKKDLTYTNGSQNRKSNIFQNVDEQEYLKPVKFVSAGFLKDKSKITEKEEDNLNSYSSDNDSDYYEQYDVFKYFIFDFNFHVNNEESDFIKNNLKKYNLIELKEKDKNFEKYGLGFKILRKMGYEDGIGKNMKTNIAPIEVQKKNIKVLEEKTDGYSCDDYDINVHKYSHESNDFIDNTDVNINNLWKKKSNWKKYWNINKIMNEIDAHLKYSSFLNLGENCDDNNYQNNCTYIHKLQKVNSMLIEHINSNTTDYFSAVKKQKETENKLKNYKNYVFKNDIYKIHLLILKNVLTYKYLLNLHTILSYPLSFNNETYNEYLFDDSKHFKTEVRDSDGDDDDDVDNNINSFDPYIYIKDNMLINRKNEKLINMHHNCAYNIFSTEHQSKNETVFNNMNIDNFEENLSNLLFNSYNILLKSNYFKHIPKDSNSSSHCSYTYKLINNLQDVYDLINIKNVEVKRGNIPLLLSDVYTFLFFIYDNSAFLHLNSYVSNFFLEFLRVYFYNNQQQTGKEQTDGHMLNHDKNYENTKRGNYQISLCQQTESNEIKVNPDNKEMYQNMLNEKHEQNEHYEKNAHNTSSNNCKDIFNPNNIKYLIHLKKIIIMGADENNKIEHHKIEWEFDNIIYFNLIYDPFHKQKYVDFFNYIKLFKDVLNINYYKKIIILFITKRIMTDVIDNQNYQLDESTLQDIENKLFILFDINKQFDISSYIKNFYTNFIFIFLQKVDICENLIKLIKLALTNNIYKKEIFQNIVIKIIYELNKLNFTNNSFMERLNKIIILHNYLDDNITFFIFKVYFFYRFTKHVCNFLRELNLLFGREKELHNSTDKVKNIFMQQQHVPIEEQKKREILTIKKKEIYETFKKVKDLFENNLMKDNSIKNIMFSILNVIKIYTMQDNIITFPVEKVLDFDKSKIFSDDKINYYFLYKDIKIPLPFYAVPQRNKSVYEINYKNNIQKNYLKDDSNKNYKFSKRKYMNIMYKLENDVNQYKNRHQDDENINVRNYIEKYCLENDILFLQKHERKVNGNSVYSINNFSIYINNNIIYIYEEHEWKPTLLSDLLNKVSNHNT; this is encoded by the coding sequence ATGGATTATTTCAGTGATGATTTACCATTTGCAGATgccaaaaatgaaaaagtaaaaaaaaaaaaaaaaaaaaaaaaagatttaacTTATACCAACGGTAGtcaaaatagaaaaagtaatattttcCAAAATGTGGATGAACAAGAATACCTTAAACCAGTGAAATTTGTCAGTGCGGGTTTTTTGAAagataaaagtaaaataactGAAAAGGAGgaagataatttaaattcCTACTCCTCTGATAATGATTCAGACTATTATGAACAATATgatgtttttaaatatttcatttttgattttaattttcatgtaaataatgaagaaagtgattttataaaaaataatttaaaaaagtataatttaatcgaattaaaagaaaaggacaagaattttgaaaaatatggtTTAggatttaaaattttaagaaaaatggGTTATGAAGATGGaattggaaaaaatatgaaaacaaaCATTGCACCTATAgaagttcaaaaaaaaaacataaaagttttagaagaaaaaacaGATGGATATTCCTGCGATGATTACGATATCAATGTGCATAAATATTCTCACGAAAGTAATGATTTTATAGATAATACCgatgtaaatattaataacttgtggaaaaaaaagtctaattggaaaaaatactggaacattaataaaataatgaatgagATTGATGCACACTTAAAATATAGTTCCTTCTTAAATCTAGGTGAAAATTgtgatgataataattatcaaaataattgtacttatattcataaattacaaaaagtAAATAGCATGCTTATTGAACACATCAATAGCAATACTACCGATTACTTTAGTGctgtaaaaaaacaaaaggaaacagaaaataaattaaaaaattataagaattatgtttttaaaaacgatatttacaaaatacatttattaatattaaaaaatgtgttaACCTATAAATATCTGTTAAATCTGCATACAATACTTTCCTATCCattatcttttaataatgaaacaTATAACGAATATCTCTTTGATGATagtaaacattttaaaacaGAAGTACGAGATAGTGATggtgatgatgatgatgatgttgataacaatattaattcatttgatccatatatttatatcaagGACAATATGCTTATAAACagaaagaatgaaaaattgATAAACATGCATCATAATTGtgcatataacatatttagtACAGAACATCAAAGCAAAAATGAAACAGTATTTAATAACATGAATATAGACAACTTTGAAGaaaatttaagtaatttattatttaacagttataatatattattaaaaagtaaCTATTTTAAACACATACCTAAGGATTCAAATTCTTCTTCCCACTGtagttatacatataaattaataaacaaTCTGCAAGATGTATAcgatttaataaatattaaaaatgttgaaGTTAAACGAGGAaatattccattattattgAGTGACGTTTACAcgtttctattttttatttatgataattctgcatttttacatttaaatagtTATGTATCaaacttttttttagaattcttgcgagtttatttttataataaccAACAACAAACAGGAAAAGAGCAAACTGACGGTCATATGTTAAATCATGACaagaattatgaaaatacaaaaagaGGTAATTACCAAATTTCATTATGTCAGCAGACAGAAAGTAACGAAATAAAGGTAAATCCTGATAATAAGGAAATGTATCAAAATATGCTAAATGAAAAACATGAACAGAATGAgcattatgaaaaaaatgccCATAACACTAGTTCCAATAATTGcaaagatatatttaatccaaataacataaaatatttgatacatttaaaaaaaatcattataaTGGGTGctgatgaaaataataaaatagagcATCATAAGATTGAATGGGAATTcgacaatataatatattttaatttaatttatgatCCCTTtcataaacaaaaatatgttgacttttttaattatataaaactttttaagGATGTTTTGAATATtaactattataaaaaaataataatcctttttattactaaaaGAATAATGACAGATGTTATAGATAACCAAAATTACCAACTCGACGAAAGCACACTACaagatatagaaaataaattattcatattatttgaCATTAATAAACAATTTGATATTagttcatatattaaaaacttttatacaaatttcatatttatatttctacaAAAAGTTGATATATGTGAAAAccttataaaattaattaaattagcacttactaataatatatacaaaaaagaaatttttcaaaatattgtgataaagataatttatgaattaaataaattaaatttcacAAATAACAGTTTTATGGAGCgtcttaataaaattattatattgcaCAATTACCTAGACgataatattacttttttcatctttaaggtatattttttttaccgtTTCACGAAACATGTATGTAATTTCTTAAGAGAACTTAATTTGTTATTTGGGAGGGAAAAAGAATTACACAATAGTACtgataaagtaaaaaatatatttatgcaacAACAACATGTTCCTATAgaggaacaaaaaaaaagagaaatattaacaattaaaaaaaaagaaatttatgaaacttttaaaaaagttaaagacctttttgaaaataatctAATGAAAGATAattccataaaaaatattatgtttagtatattaaatgtaataaaaatttacacaATGCAAGATAACATTATAACTTTTCCTGTGGAAAAGGTTTTAGACTTTgacaaaagtaaaattttttcggatgataaaattaattactaTTTCTTgtataaagatataaaaattccACTTCCCTTTTATGCCGTTCcacaaagaaataaaagcgtatatgaaataaattataaaaataacatacaaaaaaattatttaaaagatgattccaataaaaattataaattttccaAGAGAAAATACATGAACATAATGTACAAACTAGAGAACGATGTAAaccaatataaaaataggcACCAAgatgatgaaaatattaacgtAAGGAATTATATAGAAAAGTATTGTTTAGAAAATGATATTCTG